In Schlegelella aquatica, one DNA window encodes the following:
- a CDS encoding BON domain-containing protein produces the protein MRNLTSTLLGVAAGAAAMYYLDPEMGRRRRAMVRDKFVSASHDLGDLAEARSKRLGDRLKGWIAHTRSQLTGTARPHSDAQLCERIRAQLGRLVTHPGAIHVDATEGRVCLRGHVLQHEVDGLLSAVSAMQGVHAVDNQLSVHASPQGIPELQGTHRLQGEPARHRPVLPMIALAAPVAVAWLAARRGAQHARSHVHGM, from the coding sequence ATGCGAAATCTGACGTCGACCCTCCTCGGAGTCGCCGCAGGGGCTGCCGCGATGTACTACCTGGACCCGGAGATGGGACGCCGGCGGCGTGCGATGGTGCGCGACAAGTTCGTCTCGGCGTCGCACGACCTGGGCGACCTCGCCGAGGCCCGCAGCAAGCGACTGGGCGACCGGCTGAAGGGTTGGATCGCCCACACGCGCTCGCAACTCACCGGCACTGCGCGGCCCCACAGCGATGCACAGCTGTGCGAGCGCATCCGGGCTCAGTTGGGCCGCCTGGTCACGCACCCCGGTGCGATCCACGTGGACGCGACCGAGGGACGCGTGTGTCTGCGCGGCCACGTGTTGCAGCACGAAGTCGACGGGCTCCTGTCGGCCGTGTCCGCGATGCAAGGGGTGCACGCGGTGGACAACCAACTCTCGGTGCACGCATCCCCGCAGGGGATTCCCGAGTTGCAGGGGACGCACCGCCTCCAGGGCGAACCGGCGCGGCACCGCCCCGTCTTGCCGATGATCGCGCTGGCCGCACCCGTCGCGGTGGCTTGGCTCGCGGCACGCCGAGGCGCGCAACACGCGCGCTCGCACGTCCACGGGATGTGA